The Bacteroidota bacterium genome window below encodes:
- a CDS encoding cobalamin B12-binding domain-containing protein: protein MENSTKKIRVVIGKVGLDGHDRGAKVIAAAFRDAGIEVIYTGLRQTPETIVEAALQEDADAIGISILSGAHMTIFPKIKKLMDDKGMNDVLLFGGGIIPDADIEELKKMGVGQLFTPGTPTFETIEYVKQWVSAHRTN from the coding sequence ATGGAAAATTCGACTAAAAAAATCAGAGTTGTAATAGGTAAAGTGGGGCTTGACGGGCACGATAGAGGTGCCAAAGTAATTGCTGCAGCTTTCAGAGATGCAGGAATAGAGGTTATTTATACAGGGCTAAGACAGACACCGGAAACAATTGTTGAAGCAGCATTGCAGGAAGATGCAGATGCAATCGGCATCAGTATTTTGAGCGGCGCTCACATGACAATTTTCCCGAAGATCAAAAAGCTCATGGATGATAAGGGTATGAACGATGTTTTATTATTCGGCGGAGGAATTATTCCTGATGCTGATATCGAAGAGCTGAAAAAAATGGGAGTCGGTCAGTTATTTACCCCGGGAACACCTACTTTTGAAACGATAGAGTATGTTAAGCAATGGGTAAGTGCTCACAGAACTAACTAG